A genomic stretch from Barnesiella intestinihominis YIT 11860 includes:
- a CDS encoding DUF3667 domain-containing protein, translating to MICKNCGTEFEGNFCNHCGQKSTVERLTWKSVWDNILHGIFHVDNTFVKTTRTLVVHPDRLISDYFAGRRKGYMAPIPLLAVWCVILLFFGHIEGGAGTISTIEGSATHNWIVEHYTLLTIVTVPFMVLAVKIAFRKAGAARYNWVEYLLGCCYLSVLYILLSLVLMPIGWVLDASYYTVYEWTSMVLCLLPTYWAAYSFFPDKFWKTLGRTLWASVLYLLFSVIIAVGVMLIIGY from the coding sequence ATGATTTGCAAAAATTGCGGAACCGAATTTGAAGGTAACTTTTGTAACCATTGCGGTCAAAAATCCACGGTGGAGCGATTGACTTGGAAGAGTGTGTGGGACAATATTCTGCATGGTATTTTTCATGTCGACAATACCTTTGTTAAGACAACGCGTACGTTGGTCGTCCACCCCGACCGGCTAATAAGTGATTACTTCGCCGGACGTCGCAAAGGTTATATGGCTCCTATCCCGTTACTGGCGGTATGGTGTGTAATCCTTCTTTTCTTCGGACATATCGAGGGTGGGGCCGGGACTATTTCGACTATCGAGGGATCGGCTACTCACAATTGGATTGTCGAGCACTATACTTTACTCACTATCGTCACGGTTCCGTTCATGGTGTTGGCTGTCAAGATTGCCTTCCGCAAGGCCGGTGCTGCGCGGTACAATTGGGTAGAGTATCTGCTGGGTTGTTGTTACCTGTCGGTGTTGTATATTTTGCTTTCGTTGGTGTTAATGCCTATCGGGTGGGTGTTGGACGCCTCGTATTATACGGTGTATGAGTGGACTTCGATGGTTCTTTGCTTGCTCCCCACTTATTGGGCGGCGTATTCGTTTTTCCCCGATAAGTTTTGGAAAACGTTGGGGCGCACACTGTGGGCTTCGGTTCTTTATCTCCTGTTTTCTGTGATAATCGCTGTCGGGGTTATGTTGATAATCGGATATTAG
- a CDS encoding GSCFA domain-containing protein: MNFRTAINFPGNPGYIDHRQQILLLGSCFAENIGLWLQQRKFNVDINPFGTLYNPLSIAQSWERIVEGKAIIENELFAFNNLWHSYDHHSRFSGCDKKATLSLMNRRIEKSHRQVPNIDRIIITWGTAYVFRLKETGKVVANCHKQPASIFDRMLLSVDEIVSRWRDIIKYIEDNLPQCRILFTVSPIRHLSDGAHGNQISKSTLLLAINRLQQEFGICDYFPSYEIMMDDLRDYRFYDTDMTHPSKSAIAYITEILEEAYLSPESKEIASQWYKIQRALEHRPLMPDKDEYTIFLQHTLDKVMRFQQMYPYINVSNEITELNTRISQI; this comes from the coding sequence ATGAATTTCAGAACGGCCATAAATTTTCCCGGTAATCCCGGATATATCGACCATCGGCAACAAATTTTGTTGCTGGGGTCGTGCTTTGCCGAAAACATAGGCTTATGGCTGCAACAGCGTAAATTCAATGTCGATATAAATCCATTCGGCACATTATACAATCCCCTTTCCATTGCCCAAAGCTGGGAACGAATCGTCGAGGGAAAAGCGATTATTGAAAACGAACTTTTCGCTTTCAATAATCTATGGCACAGTTACGATCACCATTCCCGATTCTCGGGGTGCGACAAGAAGGCCACGTTATCGCTCATGAACCGCCGAATCGAAAAAAGCCACCGCCAAGTACCGAATATCGACCGAATAATCATCACATGGGGAACCGCTTATGTATTCCGATTAAAAGAGACGGGTAAAGTTGTCGCCAACTGCCACAAACAACCGGCCTCGATATTCGACCGAATGCTGTTATCGGTCGATGAAATAGTTTCCCGATGGAGAGACATCATAAAATATATCGAAGACAATCTACCTCAATGTCGTATATTGTTCACCGTGAGCCCCATACGTCACCTTAGCGACGGAGCACACGGCAACCAAATAAGCAAATCGACGCTGCTACTGGCGATAAACCGATTACAACAAGAGTTCGGGATTTGCGATTACTTTCCTTCTTATGAAATCATGATGGACGATCTGAGGGATTATCGTTTCTACGATACCGACATGACGCACCCCTCGAAATCGGCGATCGCTTATATAACCGAAATATTGGAGGAAGCATACCTTTCTCCCGAAAGCAAAGAAATAGCCTCTCAATGGTACAAGATACAAAGAGCTTTGGAGCATCGCCCCCTGATGCCCGATAAAGACGAGTACACTATTTTTTTACAACATACGCTCGACAAGGTCATGAGATTTCAACAAATGTATCCTTACATAAATGTATCGAACGAAATTACAGAATTAAACACAAGAATCAGTCAAATATGA